A region of the Cannabis sativa cultivar Pink pepper isolate KNU-18-1 chromosome 3, ASM2916894v1, whole genome shotgun sequence genome:
agagaaatgctaaagagtATCCTAGGATGCCCACCATCCTATACTTTCTTATTATTGGTGCAAAATTGCAAATAAATTTCGGATTGCAAAGATTTTAATTTaaagtaatttaaaattgaaatgcGTGGGATCTGCTATTAAATGTCTTAGGTGTTGGGCAGGATGCCTTAGTATTGTTCTATCAAAGCACAAGACATGTAAAAGTTTTTAGGTTATTTTGTCTATTTGGATAGCtataatataatagcttttttTATGAGTAACTTAAGAATtataaaattatcttaatttacaaaagaacttttttttaaggaaaattagggtaattttactaatctgaaaagatatttgtTGAAAAAtggacactttattttgtaCCCCAACCGAAAAACCTTTTCAATTGACAAGCTAAAAAAACAGCTTAAAGAAACTTAGCCAAAAAATGCCTTGTATGGGTTGAATCGTTGATACATCAGATACGGAAGATACTTGATAGTGATGGATTCTTTTGGCAAGATCTTCCCAAAAGgttttgttatatataataagagtAATGGCACGTGTACACAAAATATATCCTCAGTTAAAAAAATACTGCCACATTACAGAGTTTAGTGTTTTGGTTTGGTGCATATTTTGTGTGCATACACCATTACTCATGTAAAATGGTGTTAAAAGGGTAATATATTGGTGAAACAGGGGGCAGTAAAGTACGCAGTCATGTAGCAACTCCTCACCCAGctaaacaagctaaaacaacTGCAGCTATATCTGGGAAAGCTTTCTCTTGCACAACGTGCAACAGGTATAACAagtcattattattattgttgttgttgctgcaaTCATTAATTATTGTGTACTTTgagttttaatttatttttgaactcTTGTAGATCGTTTGGCTCAGACATTGCTTTACAATCTCATTCGAAGGCGAAACATGCTCCGGCCAAATGAAGCTTATTCTAGTGTTTGTTTGAGTGAATTCTATAGGTTTACCAATTGCTATCTAGTTTTAGTAAAATTTCAAGATTAGGGGATTAGATTTGTTTTTTCCTTCTAGTAATTAGGATTCAGCATCTTGTGCTGATAATCACTTGAAGTAATATAAATTTAGTTGAAGGGTATTTCGGTTTTTGTTTTTTGACAAAAAGCAAAACCGTAAACAGGACCAAACAGTGATACCAGGGTCACTTTTGGTGGCTGAAAGTACTGCATCTTGTCAAGTGAAGGAGCTCCAAAAGTCTTTTTAGCCACCATTGTGCTCATTATGGGCTGCCCAGTTGAAGTCTTGTTAATGTTCACTAATTCCCAGTATTGGATGCTCATAATTAGCTCCCTGAATTTCGTATGCACTTCttcgaaatccaaatttttGGCTTAGGACTGTTAAACAATTGTACCACTGTGGTTGCTGTGTCTGATTGAATTTCTACATTATTGGCTCGTACCAATAATTTATTAGGTTGAATTGTATTGTATTGAATtgagttatatattatatttttatatgatattatgttaattttaatttatacttaGTGTTTAAATGTtcataaaagttaataatacatatagttttacagATAAATATTACAGAAAATACTATTCAATGTAATACCATACAATATAATATAGTGTAATACGCCGTACTAAATGAACTCATGTTTGTTCTTTGAGGTCTGAAAGATTCATGCACTACGACCATGGCTTTTCTAAATGATGATTTAGTTTGGAGACAGAAAAGTGCTTCCATTTCCATAAACAGAATTTCAGTGTTCTAGTTTTTCACTCGACTTAGAAATGTTGATATCTGGGTTTTGAAAAATTCTTACTAATGCTTCCCACCAAAAGTTTTGTAGGCATCCTTTTTCTCTCATGCATTGCTGCATTTCCCCCCCACCCCTCCATATGATATCCATAATGGTAGCAAGTCGTCAAATGAGACTCCTAAAGGTCTGTTTGGAGGAAGTTCGGGAAACTAAAGCAACCGATGTTGATCAAGTTTTTAATTCTTTATTGAGAGTTTTCCTCAATTACTCTGcaacttaatttaataaagttgCTGCTTAGTTCCAGAGCTCACAACCAAGTGTCATTTCTTGGCGTTAAGGGAATAGGTATGTTAAGAGTTTTTGAGTATTCCTTCGATGAAACCATTTGTTCACATACGGGCTATTGGTAATGAAGAAGCTTGCCCAATTGACCCCATCTTCCACCTCTTTAGTATGGGTTGGGTTGATAAGGCCTTTGGGCACACAAGGGTCAAACCTGAACAGTTGAACTACTGTTTTCCAGTTCTATTAAAAACTTGGCTTTTACCATTGATTGCCAGACCACATTCAATGCAACTACGTGCCAAGCTTTTCTTTAGATAAAACCTTGGTTCAGGGGTTTTGAGTGCGCATGAAGCCAAGGCCACccttgattttattattttatttttgaattttgattTGCACATTTCGCCATTTGAGATAGAGTGGAATTTATCCTTGTCTCCCCACCAAATATTTCTCAGTTTGCGGTTAATTGCAATGCATATTATTTTTGGTATGACCTAGATGAAAGCAAATTATTCAAGGAAAATTTAGATAGTACACTTAAAAGGactttttcacttttttataaaaaagataatattactttcatgttactttttcaTAGCAGTAAAGTCAAAATATTGTTTTGAAACAACAGAAAAATaagacaatatttttttaaaaaaatcatcgtaaaaatatacaaaaaagaagaaaaaacagtagctctgtaaaattgcaaaaattatgccatttttgtatatttatgaaTAATCCTATTGTTCAACCCACtaatttgatgtgtagtctTCCATGTTTCCACCGTCGTATATCATTGATGACCTTCTCAATAAGGTAGACATTGTTTAATTTTGGCTAGAGTCTTCTCTTCAGTCTTTTTTAATTCTCACAATCTCCGAAATCTTGATTTTTTCTGTATTCTCCATACTCCTTCTAGCCACACTACAATAAAGATTGAGAcattgttgaaaatattttgccTCTTTCTCTGAAGATTCTTCAAATAGAGTTGATATCAACAGCAAAAAGCAAATACTCCATTTCTAGCTACTTGAAGTTTGAAGCCCTTGATCTTATGTTAGATTTCATCAACATGGCTGGTGATAGAAGATTTTCATGTCTGCCCCAAATGGGACTAACATCATTGCCCGAATCCATTAAGCAGCTTATCACAGGATTGGATATTGACTCGTAAAGGTTCCCATGCTAAATGTTTTGGATGTCAAAACTAAGCTAATAGCCAAAAAATCATTTGCTGTGGTCGAAGTATCCATCTTGCAAGGAATAAGAACTGAGGCTGGTTCGGTTGATAGATGAAGTACATTATTGACCATATCTTCACCCCCGTAGCGGTGTTAGCATCGACGTTGCACCAATCAAGATATGCTAGCATTGGACACCACATAATAGCAATGCTAGTTTTACCAACAATGAATTTCTTGGGGGGGAGGGGGAGTTAAATTACTGGGAAAAGAAACATGCAACAACAATCATTTTCGATGTAGCAAAGACTCGTTTAACATTAAAACCACAAAAATATCAATATTAGGCACCACATTGCTcttcaaattaaaattacaaaaatctaTTTCTAAAAGTTTTCATAGGCTTAAAACATGTCACaaatatcaaaagaaaaaaaaaataataattccaCAATTTAAAAACGGCATCTTCCTGGAGAATCTATAAGCCGCCTATCAAAATAGAGGGTAGAGCGAGGGTGTATAGATTCCTTAAGGGAGGAAAAGGTTTAcctgaaattttttttcaaaaaaaaaaaaagagaacaaCAATTCAGTTACCAACCATTAAAATGAATTTCAAACCACTGAAATAGTAATCATACCAGATAAAAATGAAGGGACAAACCAGAAAAGTCCAATTATATCAGTTATTTAGGTCCGCCAAACTATTGCTGCTGCTGCTGATAATCATCATCATAATGACTTGAATTCTGTGCATAACCATTCTTCTCATTTTcaaattcattttcattttcattgtcaccattattattgtgtttttcATCAGATCCTCCTCCCTGCTCCTTTTCCCTGTTCCATTGTTCAATTTTAGCCCTTCTTTCAGCACTGCTTTCCCTGGCTGGCGGGCTCCTATTCCTCCGTCCTCCGGGGCTTCTACTTCTTCCCCTGCGACCTGCAACTGCACCTGGCCCTGGACTACGGCTTCTGGGCCGTCTCCTATCATGGGATCGGTGATCCCTGTCATCATCTCTTCTACCAGAACCACGACCTCCATGCAGGCCTCCATGAGGACCTCCATGTGGACCTCCATGGGGTCGTTCTTCATAACCACGGTTCCTACTAGGACTATGACTTCTGCTTCTGCTGTGACTACGTCTCCGTCTGTTCCTTCCAAATAGTTTTCTTCTCAACTCCCTAAAAGTTTCATGCAGTGAATGAACCATCAACTAATGAGTAATGAGCTTTATTAGGTAGCAAGGTCAACTTTAAAGAAAGCATTTGATGAAACTTACCTGCTAATCTTCTTCAAATGCATGAAGTTGCAGTATCCACCTCTGCTGCATACATTTTCCTCATACTGCCTACATGTGGCTTCACGAAAATCCGTCACCGGTGAGAAGTCAACAATAATGGGACGCCCTGAAATGTTTATGAAACTCATGTTAAATCCACACAAACAAATAGGATAATCAAGCATTACTTCATGCCTAAATAGATGTTAAAATCCACATAAAAATTGTCACTCATGCCATTCATAATATgcaataaaaaatttcaaataaaaactaGGGGTAGCATAATTTTCATGCCCAATTCTAGAATGAAATAGAGAAATGTTCAATAAAACAGAAATCAAAAGAAACAAACAAAATCAAGTAAGGCTATGATAGATAAAAGGGGGTGAGAAATAATAATAGTTCTCTTTCCTATGTTTGGTAAAAGTGGAACGAGAAAAGATCAAATCGCTCCTTCGTTCATTTGTAGACTACATGAGAGATCATCTCTTCTCCAAAAATCTCTTCATACCAAATGAATTACAAATTAGTTACtattgaagatttgaaattgaTTATCCTTATCCTTTTTCTCCTAAATCCATCTTACTTACTAAGAAACCACCCTATCCCAATACAATCTACTTCCCCTCCTACCAAACAGACTTTATAATAAGCCATGTTATTCTCTTtccaaaacaattaattcagaaAATAAAACCTGTGTTATTGATAGAaaccaatttttttatataattaattatatttattaaaatttgaggTAAATGCATGTTGGAAAACTATTAGTTACCTGACCAAAACGTGCTTCATCAAATTGTAATCTAAGATGAGTAAAAGACGAGCCATTGAGCCAATTTACAAGGGTCATAGATGGGAAAATCTTAATTCAATCGTGCCAAGCCATTTGGTCTTAAACTGGTTCTGGTTTAAATCTCAAATCCCTATGACCTGAAATCAGATTCATTGTTAAAATCATATTATTAAATGTTGCAAATGAGTCCTGTCATTGTGTCTTCATCCTTAATGTTGGAAAAAAAATATCCCTCCTAGCAAATTGACTCTAATACTGAACACAAACTCAAAAAGATTTTCCAACAGAgattattgaaaaattagaatGTGGGATTATTATTGGAAAATGGAATCCAATGGTTCCATAAGTGACTGAAAATGTCTTAAGTCCTAGTAATGCTATGTGGTCAATGACTCAAAATCAGTAATTTCTTAGCTTAATAAAATGGAGCACTTGGTTAAAAATCTTTGATTAGGGTTATATCCCGAAGTCAATTGGTACGTACACTTGAATTTACATTGTTCACGAAAGCATGCACTTAGATGTTAATTTTCCATCATTCTGATAACCATCCAAGCCAGCCAATAATGATACTcataaataatagaaaaaactaAAATGTAAAGAAATAAAAGGCAATGTTTCCTACTCCTGAGAAAGGAAAATACAAACTAAACTTCTTTTTTTCTGCCTAACCCTACAAAATATTTGTAGGCCCAAGAAACTAAAGCAGATAGATATGTAAGTACTCAGAGAAGTTCCAACTTCAGACCTTGTGGAAGCAACCCATATGCTTGACTGTCTGAGCTACCCCTCTTGGTCTTGTGTATAATTAAACAATATCAAAGATATGCAATTATTAAAGAAGTCACCATTAACTAACCGAGAGAAAATATCTATACAACTAACGAATCCAACTCTAACATTTAACAACACCATTTGGTAACCCAAAAAAGCAAACAACAAACAAATGTTCAAGCAAAGGATTTAACTTTTGGGATCAAGTAAAGTAACTGAAATCAACTATCACCGTAATATGATATAGTTTGAAGAATTGCACTAATAGGCTACAACTTAAGAAAGAATAACAACTATATTGACAGaaacaatcatcaaacaacattaataataataatatggtaATGGTATTTATATCTTTgatagatgaaaaaaaaaaatgtgtaccTGCATAGAACCTTCCAGTCAGGCTTTGAAGAGCAGCAGCAGCATGCTCTTCCTCTCTGAACTGAACATAAACATTTCCCACCTGCTCACAAACAATAAATACCAAATCAAATCAATTCcgcaaacaaataaaataaaacatgaaAACCCATTAAAATCCTTCTTTAGCTAAACAAAACCTCAGAAACATACCATGTGATCAGCCAAATTATCACAGATATTCAAGCTCTCAATTTGCCCATGCTTGCTCAGCTCCTCAAATAGATCTTCATAAAAATCCTTCATTTAAAAGAAAATCAGAAACAAGCAAACAAATTTCAACTCAATAACACCACACATATATATCTGAAAACAATAATGAAATTCAAAATGGGATATAAACCTCAAAGTTGTCTTGGATCTTGCGAGGGTCAAGGGACTGTCCTTGGGTATCGACACCAGGGGTAGTGAGCATATCAGGTCTCTGGTACATATTCGAGAGGAGTAGGGTTGGGCTAATACTTGGCTTAGTGTGGAGACGTGAGCAGCGGTCGCCATGTCTACAAGCTCCGATCTTGAAGTAAAAAGGGCAGTTGACTCTATCTTTCTCTGTCCCGAAAATGGAAGCCAAGTGCTCCGCCATTACTTCTCACTGTGATCAGTGAAAGAAGAGCACGACGACTATGGCCGTGATCGTTCACACAAACACTGATTTATGTTTTTGATGTTTGGTTTTAGGGTTTTATTGAATTGGGAAATTTCATAAAACGAAAacgttattaatatttaaatgtacCAAATTATACACATGAGCAGGTTTGCCCGAGAGGTTAAGGGGGTAGACTTAAGATCTACTGCACATAAGTGCGCGTGGGTTCGAACCCCACAGCCTgcatttgtttttaattttaatttatttatttatttatttttactgaCAGCTGACAAGTATTGAATATTTTTTGCaatgaaaaaaatttattaaaaatataataatgtcATATAGAAGCTAGTTATGAATACTACACATCTAATATATAtcaaataaatactattttttgttAGGATAATCAAAGTAATATTATACACCAAACAAAAAATAAGGATATTCATATCTAGCCAAACAAGTTAATTATTCATCTGAAGAGCATGCACAACTAATTTATGAGCAACACAAATTAGGGACACTCATAGAAATCTGAATAACAAACTTGTGAAAACTTTAAATAATGATCTTAAAATCATTTAAGCGGGAACTCTGATAGTAAACGTAATCATAGTTACAAAATCTTTGTAACATGACAAGTATTGAATATTGATTcaatcaataaggaaaaagccaaaacataataaaataggGATTATGTTCTGAGGTGTGATTAGGTTTGAGGTTGGTGAGAGGTGTTGTTTTTAATTTGACTATATAAAAGGTTACATTTTAAGTGGTTCGTTTCTTAATCGGCTAATGTTATTATTAAATCTTTCTTTGAAACATCGTATGTGTATGGATCACTAATTGAACATTATTgtatctttcaaaaaaaaagtaataataataataaatttaacattgttcattgtcaaaaaaaaaaaagaaaaaattgaacATTGTTGTAAAGGAGATAAGACTTGATACATTGTATTTTTATGGTTCTCAAATGTGTTGGTAAATTATGTCACCAATTTCGTATTATGTACTTTGAAAATTACATTTCAAATCGAATTTTGGCCCCCGTAGAAATGAATTATATTGACACTTATTAATTTTCACTTATAAAAAATGACACAGTCCTCACAATAACTTCAGCTAtcaatcaattttatttttaagccATTTGTGAAGGGCTGCTGCTTGCAAGGGCGAAGAAGTATCATAATTTTCATCCTTATTCTTAATTGATCAAATGTTGTAAATGTAAACAATAGAATGAATGACTGTTGAGATAATAAAAGACACATTTATGACATGAAAATGACAttaaaaacatattttattGCTGCTGCAGAAGTCTTCAATTCAAGCCAAGACAGAGAAATTATGTTGATCTAGAAAGTATCAATCTAATTCTTAAACCAGAAGaatatacaaaaattattatgaACATAACTCTTCACATACTTTATTAGTATGAAACTTTATGGAAAGCTGgccaaaaataattttgaaggTGTCGTTACACCATGAGATTCTATTAGAGATACTTATTAATTTAGTATAAAATTATTGGTGTATCAACTCAATTCTCAtattaaaagaatatatataaaaaaaaaatatcttaaatataagTATTTCACATACTCTATCAGTATAAAACATTATAAAAAAGGTAGTTAATAGCAAATCTGAAGATGTTGTCTAACGACAAAGATACTAATTGCTCTAGTTGATCTCCTATAGATCTCGGCCCGATTAGTTCGGAATTTAAACCTAGGACTATCTCacaattacaaaaaaatatatatatatatatatcattgttACACTATGGGATTCTATTAGAGATACTTATTCTGACCTTGAGAATTTTTCTCGAATTTCCAAGTTAAAGACTCGACTATGGCAATCCAAACTAGGGCAACGAGATGTCACAAGATACTATTATGAAATGGTGGCATGGTGGCAAGAACTGGACCAATATAATCATAATGGGTGGGAAAGTCAAGCGGATATGCTCCAGGACAATAAATGTAAGGAGAATAACAGGATTTTCATGCTTCTTGCTATGATTAACCAGAATATGGATGAAGTCAAGAGCAGAATTCTTGGACGTCGACCATTACCATCGATTCGTGAAGTCTCTTCTGAAATCCAAGTAGAAGAAAGTCATAGGAAGGTGATGTCCAACAATGAACCAACACCTATTTCTGGTAATGACACCTCTGCTTTGTTTGTCATTGGAGTTAACTCCAACAATGACAAGAAAAAGAAGCCATCGTGTAATTGTTGGGGATTgttttatcaggatctagatttactgtcatgtatgttgtttaacattcTAAACatgaacttataaaacaatggaatttaaacacatataaagtttaagaaaccttacattgattgcagctgaattaaatgactccttccactcagatctctaacccttgtatcttttctatcacagagtattatcaagatctgagcccaattCTCATTCAGttgttggattcttcacagccttacacactatgattgagtactaacTTGCTATATGTGGGTatgtactcaatcactaagAGGCTCAAAATTTTCTGAAGAACACTTAAGGGATTTCGAAAtagaagaaaaagaattaagaaAGAGGTCTCAAAAC
Encoded here:
- the LOC115709357 gene encoding splicing factor U2af small subunit B, producing the protein MAEHLASIFGTEKDRVNCPFYFKIGACRHGDRCSRLHTKPSISPTLLLSNMYQRPDMLTTPGVDTQGQSLDPRKIQDNFEDFYEDLFEELSKHGQIESLNICDNLADHMVGNVYVQFREEEHAAAALQSLTGRFYAGRPIIVDFSPVTDFREATCRQYEENVCSRGGYCNFMHLKKISRELRRKLFGRNRRRRSHSRSRSHSPSRNRGYEERPHGGPHGGPHGGLHGGRGSGRRDDDRDHRSHDRRRPRSRSPGPGAVAGRRGRSRSPGGRRNRSPPARESSAERRAKIEQWNREKEQGGGSDEKHNNNGDNENENEFENEKNGYAQNSSHYDDDYQQQQQ